One segment of Streptomyces sp. TG1A-8 DNA contains the following:
- a CDS encoding IS1182 family transposase, with the protein MGEWVGETIGPDVWETCRGLIPAGSVFAFLAEHRGGLFPAGMVADMYPSANGRPSMPPQILAAAITLQALHGLSDFETVQELRCDLRWKAACGLGLHDMAFDPSLLACFRRRPARSARPNRVFDAVREVVKATGVLKGKHRGALDSTVLDDAVATQDTVTQLIAAVRAVIREVPGADAVAIAQCSAHDYTDPGKPKIAWNDEQARAELVDALVTDALRLLGHLPEQPLGEKAANAVGILALVAGQDVEPAEDSGGRDGRWRITRGTAPGRMVSTVDPEARHVHKTRSHRQDGFKAHLVIEPETGLYTALALRPDAGAEHHEAAVGLELLADENTPVDVFGDTAYSTGDARQTLHEAGHRLFLKPAPLRTAVPGGFTLDDFAIDTQAAVVTCPAGHTVPLSEPGGQHHRRKASFSTLCTGCPLRERCTKARAGRILTIRPHHDLQTAARRQAATDAGWQADYRRWRPPVERAVAWLVHHGNRRLRYRGTLKNDTWLHTRAAALNLRRLINLKLTRIDGAWHLAPAAT; encoded by the coding sequence ATGGGTGAGTGGGTCGGTGAGACGATCGGGCCGGACGTGTGGGAGACCTGCCGGGGTCTGATCCCGGCCGGGAGTGTGTTTGCGTTCCTGGCCGAGCATCGCGGCGGGCTGTTCCCGGCTGGGATGGTCGCGGACATGTATCCGTCGGCGAACGGACGGCCGAGCATGCCGCCGCAGATCCTGGCCGCCGCGATCACCTTGCAGGCCCTGCACGGGCTGTCGGACTTCGAGACGGTCCAGGAACTGCGGTGCGACCTGCGGTGGAAGGCCGCATGCGGGCTGGGCCTGCACGACATGGCCTTCGACCCGTCGCTGCTGGCCTGCTTCCGCCGCCGGCCGGCCCGCTCCGCCCGCCCGAACCGCGTGTTCGACGCCGTGCGCGAGGTCGTGAAGGCCACCGGCGTCCTCAAGGGCAAGCACCGCGGGGCGCTGGACTCCACCGTGCTGGACGACGCGGTCGCCACCCAGGACACCGTCACCCAGCTCATCGCCGCCGTCCGCGCGGTGATCCGCGAGGTCCCCGGCGCCGACGCGGTCGCCATCGCGCAGTGCAGCGCGCACGACTACACCGACCCGGGCAAGCCGAAGATCGCCTGGAACGACGAGCAGGCCCGCGCCGAACTGGTCGACGCGCTGGTCACGGACGCGCTGCGGCTGCTGGGCCACCTGCCCGAACAGCCACTGGGGGAGAAAGCCGCGAACGCGGTGGGCATCTTGGCCCTGGTCGCCGGACAGGACGTCGAGCCCGCCGAGGACTCCGGCGGCCGCGACGGACGCTGGCGCATCACCCGGGGCACCGCCCCGGGCCGGATGGTCTCCACCGTTGATCCCGAAGCACGGCACGTCCACAAGACCCGCAGCCACCGGCAGGACGGCTTCAAGGCCCACCTGGTCATCGAGCCCGAGACCGGCTTATACACCGCCCTCGCCCTGCGGCCCGACGCCGGAGCCGAACACCACGAGGCCGCCGTGGGTCTTGAGCTGCTCGCCGACGAGAACACCCCGGTGGACGTCTTCGGTGACACCGCCTACTCCACCGGCGATGCCCGCCAGACCCTCCACGAGGCCGGGCACCGGCTGTTCCTCAAACCCGCCCCGCTGCGGACCGCCGTCCCCGGCGGCTTCACCCTCGACGACTTCGCCATCGACACCCAAGCCGCCGTCGTGACCTGCCCGGCCGGACACACCGTCCCCCTGTCCGAACCCGGCGGGCAGCACCACCGGCGCAAAGCCTCTTTCAGCACCTTGTGCACCGGATGCCCACTGCGTGAGCGGTGCACCAAAGCCAGGGCCGGACGCATCCTGACCATCCGACCCCACCACGACCTCCAGACCGCCGCCCGCCGCCAGGCCGCCACCGACGCCGGCTGGCAGGCCGACTACCGCCGCTGGCGGCCACCGGTCGAACGGGCCGTCGCCTGGCTCGTCCACCACGGCAACCGCCGCCTGCGCTACCGCGGCACCCTCAAGAACGACACCTGGCTCCACACCCGAGCCGCCGCCCTCAACCTCCGCCGACTGATCAACCTCAAACTCACACGCATCGACGGCGCCTGGCACCTCGCCCCAGCCGCCACATAA
- a CDS encoding NAD(P)-dependent alcohol dehydrogenase has translation MPGRKAAGHGHHRRENSGTTTVAAYATPAAKAPPERTTIERRAVRGSDVLIDIKFAGICHSDIHRVREGYGEAIFPMVPGHEIAGVVFEVGPGVTRFKVGDRVGVGCLVDSCRECESCLRGLEQYCLRGSVGTYNAVGKDGEPTYGGYSQKIVVDEDFVVRIPDGFPLDAAAPLLCAGITTYSPLRRWNAGPGKKVAIVGLGGLGHMGVKLAHAMGAEVTVLSQSLRKKDDGLKLGTDPYHATGDPKTFEELRGSFDLIVSTVSAPLDLGAFLSLLRTDGALVNVGAPEEPVSLNRFPVIGGRRTLAGSVIGGIREIQEMLDFCAEHGIDAEIELIGAEQINEAYERVLASDVRYRFVIDAATI, from the coding sequence GTGCCCGGCCGGAAGGCCGCCGGGCACGGACACCACCGCAGGGAGAACTCCGGCACGACCACTGTTGCTGCGTACGCCACACCCGCCGCCAAGGCCCCGCCGGAGCGGACGACCATCGAGCGGCGGGCGGTCCGCGGGTCCGACGTCCTGATCGACATCAAGTTCGCCGGCATCTGCCACTCCGACATCCACCGGGTCCGCGAGGGCTACGGAGAGGCGATCTTCCCGATGGTCCCCGGCCACGAGATCGCGGGCGTCGTCTTCGAGGTCGGTCCCGGCGTCACCCGGTTCAAGGTCGGCGACCGCGTGGGCGTCGGCTGCCTGGTCGACTCCTGCCGCGAGTGCGAGAGTTGCCTCAGGGGCCTGGAGCAGTACTGCCTCCGGGGCAGCGTCGGCACCTACAACGCCGTCGGCAAGGACGGCGAGCCCACCTACGGCGGCTACTCCCAGAAGATCGTCGTGGACGAGGACTTCGTCGTCCGCATCCCCGACGGATTCCCCCTCGACGCGGCCGCCCCGCTGCTGTGCGCCGGCATCACCACCTACTCCCCGCTGCGCCGCTGGAACGCCGGCCCCGGCAAGAAGGTCGCGATCGTCGGCCTCGGCGGCCTGGGCCACATGGGCGTCAAGCTCGCGCACGCGATGGGCGCCGAGGTCACCGTCCTGTCGCAGTCCCTGCGCAAGAAGGACGACGGGCTGAAGCTGGGCACCGACCCCTACCACGCCACCGGCGATCCCAAGACCTTCGAGGAGCTGCGCGGCAGCTTCGACCTGATCGTCTCCACGGTCTCCGCCCCGCTGGACCTCGGCGCCTTCCTATCGCTGCTGCGGACGGACGGCGCGCTGGTGAACGTGGGCGCCCCCGAGGAGCCCGTCTCCCTCAACCGGTTCCCGGTGATCGGCGGCCGCAGGACGCTCGCCGGCTCGGTCATCGGCGGCATCCGCGAAATCCAGGAGATGCTGGACTTCTGCGCCGAGCACGGCATCGACGCCGAGATCGAACTGATCGGCGCCGAGCAGATCAACGAGGCGTACGAGCGGGTCCTCGCCAGCGACGTCCGCTACCGCTTCGTGATCGACGCGGCGACGATCTGA
- a CDS encoding helix-turn-helix transcriptional regulator, with product MPEAETASRPLDRRAELSEFLRSRRARLKPEDVGLPDLGRHRRVLGLHREEPAQSAGAWVAYDTRLEQGNGRNVSAQVLDSIARALRLTDAEHAHLTHLTKPKAHKKKPAARQQQVRSALRQPLDTMDGVPAYVVGRRAEILAWNRMAAALFGGWEELPAGERNRARPVFLRHEYRDLFVDWEQKATDIVCALRMDAGCHPDDPRLSALVGELSVKNEEFRRLWATHGVKEQNHGVKRLCHPLVGDLSPNFEGFRLASDADLSLVTCHAEPGSPSAESPRLLASRGTDAARAVPSV from the coding sequence GTGCCGGAAGCGGAGACCGCCAGCCGGCCGCTGGACCGGCGGGCCGAGCTGAGCGAGTTCCTGCGCAGCCGGCGGGCCCGGCTGAAGCCGGAGGACGTGGGGCTGCCCGATCTCGGGCGACACCGCCGGGTGCTCGGGCTGCACCGGGAGGAGCCGGCCCAGTCGGCCGGGGCCTGGGTGGCGTACGACACGCGGCTCGAACAGGGCAATGGGCGGAACGTCTCGGCGCAGGTCCTGGACTCGATCGCCCGCGCCCTGCGGCTGACGGACGCCGAGCACGCCCATCTCACCCACCTGACAAAGCCGAAGGCGCACAAGAAGAAGCCGGCGGCCCGGCAGCAGCAGGTCCGCTCGGCGCTGCGCCAGCCACTGGACACGATGGACGGCGTGCCGGCGTACGTGGTGGGGCGCCGGGCGGAGATCCTGGCGTGGAACCGGATGGCGGCCGCGCTCTTCGGCGGCTGGGAGGAGCTGCCGGCCGGTGAGCGGAACCGGGCGCGGCCGGTGTTCCTGCGGCACGAGTACCGCGATCTCTTCGTGGACTGGGAACAGAAGGCGACCGACATCGTCTGCGCGCTGCGCATGGACGCGGGCTGCCACCCGGACGATCCGCGGCTGTCCGCCCTGGTCGGCGAGCTGTCGGTCAAGAACGAGGAGTTCCGCCGGCTGTGGGCCACGCACGGCGTGAAGGAGCAGAACCACGGCGTCAAGCGGCTGTGCCATCCGCTGGTGGGCGACCTGTCGCCGAACTTCGAGGGCTTCCGTCTGGCGAGCGACGCGGACCTGTCCCTGGTGACCTGCCACGCCGAGCCGGGTTCCCCCTCGGCGGAGTCCCCGCGGCTGCTGGCGAGCCGGGGCACGGACGCGGCCCGTGCGGTGCCGTCGGTGTGA